From the Acidicapsa ligni genome, one window contains:
- a CDS encoding efflux RND transporter periplasmic adaptor subunit → MKRPIAGLLLSLLLWGCKSGDKADTKPVVNVSVQRVVTANVPLSVSAPASISGKSEAHISARITATVQRLLVHKGEMVKKGQLLAVLDQRDLTAQRADAAAAVSSSEAQLQRTQSGTIPAQLTQVRGELNARTAALDLAQKVYDRRKQLFGQGAISGRELQISESDLAQAKANYEAARVNLDVMEKHTSAEDLRMAQNSLSQSQAREALASANLSFAELRSPFDGAVTEQLVFPGDLASPGTAMFTVVDLSSAVARAQVNADDAAEIKTGQACSFSVSDINNTMRFGKVTVVNQAVDPARRTIEVWCEIPNQDHVLKSGLFGAAKIATGQASNAIVLPASAVEFEEGTQQAKVFIVDEHHIAHLREVKAVALDDGRVRIFSGVRPGEVVITAGEYGLPDGTEVNPAGVSR, encoded by the coding sequence ATGAAACGGCCTATTGCGGGACTACTGTTGAGCCTCTTGCTGTGGGGGTGCAAGTCGGGCGATAAGGCTGACACCAAGCCTGTTGTGAATGTGTCGGTACAAAGGGTTGTCACGGCGAATGTGCCTCTCTCGGTGAGCGCACCCGCTTCTATCTCAGGGAAATCGGAGGCGCATATCTCGGCGCGGATCACGGCAACCGTCCAGCGATTACTCGTTCACAAAGGCGAGATGGTCAAGAAGGGGCAACTGCTTGCCGTCCTTGACCAAAGGGACCTCACTGCGCAGAGAGCCGATGCCGCCGCGGCGGTTTCGAGTTCCGAAGCGCAGCTCCAGCGGACGCAGTCCGGCACGATTCCCGCGCAACTCACCCAGGTACGCGGCGAGCTCAACGCGAGGACTGCGGCACTGGATCTGGCGCAAAAGGTCTACGACCGCCGCAAGCAGCTGTTCGGCCAGGGCGCAATCTCGGGTAGAGAGCTGCAGATCAGCGAATCCGATCTCGCTCAAGCGAAAGCGAACTACGAGGCGGCACGCGTGAACCTCGATGTGATGGAGAAGCATACGAGCGCTGAGGATTTGCGCATGGCACAGAATTCGCTCTCCCAATCGCAGGCGCGGGAAGCGCTCGCGAGTGCGAATCTCAGTTTCGCCGAGTTGCGGAGCCCTTTCGACGGCGCAGTCACAGAACAACTCGTGTTTCCCGGTGACCTCGCAAGCCCTGGAACCGCCATGTTCACCGTGGTTGATCTCTCGTCTGCCGTTGCCCGGGCACAGGTCAACGCCGACGATGCCGCGGAGATCAAGACCGGTCAAGCCTGCTCCTTCTCTGTCAGCGATATCAACAACACGATGCGCTTCGGAAAGGTGACAGTGGTCAATCAGGCTGTCGACCCCGCCCGACGCACCATTGAGGTGTGGTGCGAGATCCCCAATCAGGACCACGTCCTTAAATCCGGGCTCTTTGGTGCAGCGAAGATCGCTACAGGGCAAGCCTCGAACGCCATCGTCCTGCCTGCATCCGCTGTCGAGTTCGAAGAAGGAACTCAGCAGGCCAAAGTATTTATCGTCGATGAGCACCACATCGCTCATCTGAGAGAGGTCAAAGCTGTCGCTCTCGATGATGGACGCGTCCGCATCTTCTCTGGGGTCAGGCCGGGCGAAGTCGTCATCACCGCAGGTGAATATGGATTGCCCGACGGCACAGAGGTCAATCCGGCGGGTGTGAGTCGATGA
- a CDS encoding TolC family protein, whose product MRLRNSLLEPVGRSERPLTHCKLANLKSPTIRPFQVLLCLLFVFAGATSLGQAVQAKSPTEPLSVSQCIQLAKNAPSSVKQARAQLDAAKFVVRGAKANFLPQLSISNGFTYNSPLLYDRNAFSFVALNGVREYSSLATSSLEVDTSGRLRAIYDRASANRHSAEVNVVISERDLQRDVSVAYYHLLLARQLASSTTENLQAAKDFESKVSQLVRGGEASEADLTKASLESALLERTAQAMTLEAELANHDLASFWTTDGATPLVLADDLDSLPVAPSLPQLENPYLKRPEFQLFSSQIEGFRADARQARARMLPQLNLGFQYGIDSLHVTSRDRGYAGFVHLDIPVFDFLRARNEQRQFQSLAGQAEIGMNLGKRLFSKEYEDALSQVSGSYAQIPVAEHQVELARSNLNLSRLRFEGGEGTALEVVSAQSSLVQAQIDFYTTRANYLNAQSALKVASGQ is encoded by the coding sequence TTGCGTCTTAGGAATTCGTTATTGGAGCCGGTCGGCCGCTCAGAGCGGCCGCTGACTCATTGCAAGCTGGCGAATCTCAAATCCCCCACGATCCGACCCTTTCAGGTCCTCCTGTGTCTCCTCTTTGTATTCGCCGGAGCCACATCTCTTGGGCAAGCGGTCCAAGCTAAATCTCCAACAGAACCTCTCAGCGTCTCCCAATGCATTCAACTGGCGAAGAATGCCCCCTCAAGCGTTAAGCAGGCGCGCGCTCAATTGGACGCCGCAAAATTCGTAGTGAGAGGCGCGAAAGCAAATTTCCTTCCACAGCTCTCCATTTCGAATGGGTTCACCTATAACAGCCCGCTCCTCTATGACAGGAACGCTTTCAGCTTTGTGGCTCTCAACGGAGTGCGCGAGTATTCCTCTTTGGCGACCTCGAGTCTAGAAGTCGATACTTCGGGAAGGCTTCGTGCCATCTATGATCGCGCTTCGGCCAACAGACACTCCGCCGAAGTGAATGTCGTGATCAGTGAGAGAGATTTGCAGCGGGACGTTTCTGTTGCTTACTACCACCTTCTGCTCGCCCGGCAACTTGCCTCCTCGACAACTGAAAATCTGCAGGCGGCCAAAGACTTTGAGAGCAAGGTTAGCCAGTTAGTGCGTGGCGGAGAAGCATCCGAAGCGGATTTGACCAAAGCGTCCTTAGAGAGTGCCTTGCTCGAGCGGACGGCGCAGGCGATGACCTTGGAGGCAGAGCTAGCGAACCATGATCTCGCCTCATTCTGGACCACAGATGGGGCAACGCCTCTTGTTCTTGCAGACGACCTCGACAGCCTGCCCGTGGCTCCATCCCTTCCCCAACTGGAGAATCCTTACCTCAAGAGGCCTGAGTTTCAACTTTTCTCTTCACAGATCGAAGGCTTTCGAGCGGATGCTCGACAGGCGCGGGCGCGTATGTTGCCGCAGCTCAATCTGGGGTTTCAGTATGGCATCGACTCACTGCACGTCACCAGTAGAGACAGAGGCTATGCCGGCTTTGTTCATCTCGATATCCCGGTTTTCGACTTCCTTCGAGCCCGTAACGAACAACGCCAGTTTCAATCCCTCGCAGGTCAAGCCGAGATCGGGATGAATCTCGGCAAGAGGCTGTTCTCGAAGGAGTATGAGGACGCGCTCAGCCAGGTTAGCGGGAGCTATGCCCAAATCCCTGTTGCAGAGCACCAGGTCGAGTTGGCGAGAAGCAATCTGAATTTGAGCCGTCTCCGCTTTGAAGGCGGCGAAGGAACAGCGCTTGAAGTGGTCTCGGCTCAGAGTTCTCTGGTGCAGGCGCAAATCGATTTCTATACGACCCGGGCAAACTATCTCAATGCGCAATCGGCGCTGAAAGTGGCGAGTGGACAATGA
- a CDS encoding MFS transporter small subunit — MEAKARTPNWKIIGAWTVVMIPFLWGIFQTLHSAMALIRR; from the coding sequence ATGGAAGCTAAAGCAAGAACGCCTAATTGGAAGATTATCGGAGCCTGGACCGTTGTGATGATCCCATTTCTCTGGGGTATCTTTCAGACATTGCACTCTGCGATGGCGCTCATCCGGCGCTGA
- a CDS encoding voltage-gated chloride channel family protein, with product MPEIPFRKVWGEQFRLLIDLVRWIPPAALAGVMGGTASAFLLVSLVWATDFREKHIWMILFLAPAGLLVGYLYKYFGSTVEAGNNMILEEVHDPRAVIPIRMTPLILLGTILTHLFGGSAGREGTAIQTGASLADQLTRPFRMIDSDRRILLMAGISAGFASVFGTPLAGAVFGIEVLAIGKLSYDAIGPCFIAAFIGDLVTKAWGVHHTIYHVTNVPQLNIIGILSSMVAGMAFGLVGMAFAKATHAVSHLARKYIASAPFRPFVGGLIVTAAVFGLGTTKYIGLGIPTIVAAFNSKLPVYDFAGKFAFTAVTLGASFKGGEVTPLFFIGSTLGNALSHILPLPSSLLAAMGFVAVFAGAANTPISSTLMAMELFGPEAGAYAGIACVVSYLFSGHAGIYHAQRVGRSKHLDHSAEEGMSLALVAKMREGPDDDLLAEIDNFGFMEGSRMDHLSVLRLYFSASEMRRADSWWKKLAPQSLGAYLLRQAKDHGIEQALLHRVIGGYLKNQDLVMDTSDMPPARLPQCLELVGEEEDLQSFLKHNRDHLKTVRTVFLRGEEAKYEAEIEKEELEAALEIEHSESFMKKGDDD from the coding sequence TTGCCTGAAATACCATTTAGAAAAGTATGGGGCGAGCAGTTTCGGCTCCTTATCGATCTGGTCCGCTGGATCCCCCCCGCCGCGCTTGCCGGTGTCATGGGTGGGACAGCATCAGCATTTCTTCTTGTGTCTCTTGTTTGGGCTACGGACTTTCGCGAGAAGCACATCTGGATGATTCTGTTCCTTGCGCCTGCTGGTCTGCTGGTAGGTTACCTGTACAAGTATTTCGGCAGTACGGTTGAAGCCGGCAATAACATGATCCTCGAAGAGGTTCATGATCCGCGCGCGGTTATCCCCATCCGCATGACGCCGCTCATTCTTCTCGGCACGATCCTGACGCACCTCTTTGGTGGTTCGGCGGGTCGAGAAGGCACGGCTATTCAAACCGGAGCTTCGCTCGCAGACCAGCTCACACGGCCGTTCCGGATGATCGACAGCGATCGTCGTATTCTCCTGATGGCCGGTATCAGCGCAGGCTTTGCCTCTGTTTTCGGAACGCCGCTAGCGGGCGCAGTCTTTGGAATCGAAGTGCTCGCGATTGGCAAACTCAGCTACGACGCTATCGGTCCTTGCTTTATCGCAGCCTTCATCGGAGACCTCGTAACCAAAGCCTGGGGCGTCCACCACACGATTTATCATGTGACCAACGTTCCCCAACTGAACATCATCGGCATTTTGTCTTCGATGGTTGCAGGCATGGCTTTCGGTTTGGTGGGTATGGCGTTTGCGAAGGCAACGCACGCAGTCTCCCACCTTGCTCGGAAATACATCGCCTCGGCGCCGTTTCGTCCGTTTGTCGGAGGCCTGATCGTCACCGCTGCCGTCTTCGGCCTGGGAACCACGAAATATATCGGTCTTGGCATACCGACGATCGTGGCCGCCTTCAATAGCAAATTGCCCGTCTATGATTTTGCCGGCAAATTCGCATTTACCGCGGTCACGCTCGGTGCCAGCTTCAAGGGTGGTGAAGTTACACCTTTGTTCTTCATCGGGTCCACCTTAGGTAACGCGCTGTCCCACATTCTGCCTTTGCCTTCGTCTTTGCTCGCGGCGATGGGATTTGTTGCCGTCTTCGCCGGGGCAGCAAATACTCCAATCTCATCGACGTTGATGGCGATGGAACTCTTTGGGCCGGAAGCGGGTGCCTATGCGGGAATCGCCTGTGTGGTCAGCTACCTGTTTTCCGGGCACGCCGGCATCTATCATGCGCAGCGCGTCGGTCGCAGTAAACACCTCGATCATTCCGCAGAGGAAGGTATGTCACTCGCGTTGGTGGCAAAGATGCGAGAAGGACCTGATGACGATCTCCTTGCGGAGATCGATAATTTCGGTTTTATGGAAGGGAGTCGTATGGATCATCTCAGTGTACTCAGGCTCTATTTTTCCGCATCGGAGATGCGGCGTGCCGATTCGTGGTGGAAGAAACTTGCACCTCAGAGTCTCGGCGCTTATTTGCTTCGCCAGGCGAAAGACCATGGGATCGAGCAGGCTCTTCTGCATCGGGTCATCGGTGGATACCTGAAGAACCAGGATCTAGTCATGGACACAAGCGACATGCCTCCAGCGCGGTTGCCGCAGTGTTTGGAGCTCGTAGGCGAGGAAGAGGATTTGCAATCGTTCCTGAAACACAATCGCGACCATCTCAAGACCGTTCGCACCGTCTTTCTGCGAGGAGAAGAGGCGAAGTACGAAGCGGAGATAGAGAAGGAAGAGCTGGAAGCAGCTCTCGAGATTGAGCACTCGGAGAGTTTTATGAAGAAGGGCGACGACGACTAA
- a CDS encoding AAA family ATPase yields MSKLLTPFSSDALLERSAELVHLRQRITQRKSLLLFGDQGVGKTRLLQQLATGDKDILYVAKGHAPREFLLALIDALERGRGPKAVRVKNPQGLSVLSLKGIAQRGLETGNRTLVIDHVQSPTMALSHLIKELNYYGRTPIIFAARSQHMEEIGSLRSLCSDKSERLELKNWPEVVALEFARHRAVDAKLVAANLDSALHEMVEMSHGNPGAIVQMIEMAKLPQYRLEEQIKVHILYLDFRMRGAPGGTISKVAN; encoded by the coding sequence ATGTCGAAACTCCTGACACCATTCAGCAGCGATGCTCTCCTGGAGCGATCGGCGGAACTCGTCCATCTTCGCCAGCGAATCACACAGCGAAAATCCCTGCTGCTCTTCGGAGACCAGGGAGTGGGCAAAACCCGCCTTCTTCAGCAGCTTGCTACGGGCGACAAAGATATTCTGTACGTCGCCAAGGGCCATGCGCCGCGCGAGTTTCTGCTCGCGTTGATAGATGCTTTGGAGCGAGGACGCGGGCCGAAAGCCGTCCGTGTGAAGAATCCTCAGGGTTTGAGTGTTCTCTCTTTGAAGGGAATCGCTCAGAGGGGCCTGGAAACTGGCAATCGAACTTTAGTGATCGATCACGTGCAGAGTCCGACGATGGCGCTCAGTCACCTGATTAAGGAATTGAATTACTACGGACGAACGCCCATCATCTTCGCCGCTCGATCGCAACACATGGAGGAAATTGGTTCGTTGCGCTCTCTGTGCTCTGACAAAAGCGAGCGGCTCGAACTCAAAAACTGGCCAGAGGTCGTCGCCCTGGAGTTTGCGCGCCACCGTGCGGTGGACGCCAAACTCGTGGCCGCAAATCTCGATTCGGCCTTACACGAGATGGTCGAGATGAGCCACGGGAATCCGGGTGCAATCGTGCAGATGATCGAGATGGCCAAACTGCCGCAATACCGGCTCGAGGAACAGATTAAGGTTCACATCCTGTATCTCGATTTCAGAATGAGAGGCGCTCCAGGGGGAACGATCTCTAAGGTAGCAAATTGA
- a CDS encoding dynamin family protein, which produces MGEKRTDRKAAMEALLDEISTIFEATPLRRLLPRIVGLKEKLRTDEVRLAVLGQMKRGKSSLLNSLLGESILPTGVLPLTSVVTEIRYGSTPKASVRYQSGNLEEIALFDIPEYVTELRNPGNRKRVLALHLLYPNELLRNGLVLVDTPGFGSTYSHNTAATLGYLEKVDAAVVVFSVDPPITEVEANFIRELRKDIPKLFFVLNKVDLVSKADVEDACTFLRNELGNRLGLSHFDVFPLTTRTRGPGEAPSSGLASFIDHLREFATYSHDQTLLLSVLRGAGQVLDLASFALSLRRSFGALSASQIHEKRMAMQLLLEETTRGRAAIQALLREEQQGLMQKIGTDLETHVRMSTPYLEERLSSLQRANPSSSGRSLGLLLEEFFNKEITTIFRDWRMREDAQMSAMLDEIVSRYTARANQILSTLTEGIGMLTDLPVTKLKVNCGLAMDSRVSYSIERIFYSLDSFLLAVPPLLQRPLVFRRARASIPDRLDRNSGRIRFDYLERMERSFLQLERSLTSQIEDARQTLAESLEAPCSDVGMWNKLQAARSCVYLLNQ; this is translated from the coding sequence GTGGGAGAAAAGAGAACAGATCGCAAGGCGGCCATGGAGGCTCTTCTCGACGAGATCTCGACGATCTTCGAAGCTACTCCGCTTCGGCGTTTGCTCCCGCGCATCGTCGGTCTTAAGGAAAAGCTCAGGACGGACGAAGTCCGCCTTGCGGTTCTGGGACAGATGAAACGAGGCAAGAGCTCTTTACTCAACTCTTTGCTCGGGGAGAGCATCCTGCCAACCGGCGTCTTACCCCTGACCTCTGTCGTCACCGAAATCCGATATGGATCGACCCCGAAAGCCAGCGTTCGCTACCAGAGTGGCAACCTGGAAGAGATAGCCCTCTTTGATATTCCCGAATATGTGACAGAGTTGAGGAATCCCGGGAATCGCAAGCGGGTACTCGCGCTCCATCTTCTTTATCCCAACGAACTCTTGCGGAATGGTCTTGTCCTCGTTGACACTCCAGGTTTCGGATCCACGTACTCGCACAATACTGCCGCAACCCTCGGGTACCTGGAAAAAGTGGACGCGGCGGTTGTTGTCTTCTCTGTCGATCCTCCTATCACCGAAGTCGAAGCGAACTTTATCCGGGAGCTCCGGAAAGACATACCCAAGCTTTTCTTCGTTCTGAACAAAGTCGATCTGGTCTCGAAGGCGGATGTTGAGGATGCGTGCACCTTTTTGCGGAACGAACTCGGGAACCGACTAGGGTTATCGCACTTCGACGTGTTTCCGCTGACAACTCGTACTCGCGGCCCGGGTGAAGCACCTTCGTCAGGATTGGCGAGTTTCATAGATCATTTGCGTGAGTTTGCCACGTACAGCCATGACCAAACGCTCCTTTTGTCGGTCCTTCGAGGCGCCGGGCAGGTTCTCGATCTTGCGTCGTTTGCATTGTCGCTACGTCGAAGCTTCGGGGCGCTGAGCGCATCCCAAATTCATGAGAAACGAATGGCGATGCAACTTCTGCTGGAAGAAACGACGAGAGGTAGAGCTGCTATCCAAGCCTTACTTCGCGAAGAACAGCAGGGCTTGATGCAAAAGATTGGCACGGATCTCGAAACGCACGTAAGGATGTCGACGCCCTATCTTGAGGAGCGGTTATCGAGCCTGCAACGGGCCAATCCCTCTTCCTCGGGCCGCTCGTTGGGCCTCCTTCTGGAGGAGTTCTTCAATAAGGAGATCACCACGATCTTTCGCGATTGGAGAATGCGGGAAGACGCTCAGATGTCAGCGATGCTGGACGAGATTGTCTCGAGATATACGGCAAGAGCAAATCAGATTCTAAGTACGCTGACAGAGGGTATTGGTATGCTCACCGACCTGCCAGTGACGAAACTGAAGGTCAACTGTGGCTTAGCGATGGATAGCAGGGTGTCGTATTCGATCGAACGAATCTTTTATTCGCTGGACAGCTTTCTTCTCGCAGTCCCTCCGTTGCTGCAGCGCCCACTCGTATTTCGACGCGCGAGGGCCAGTATCCCTGATAGGCTCGACCGGAACTCGGGACGCATTCGATTCGATTATCTGGAACGGATGGAACGAAGCTTTCTACAGTTGGAACGCTCTCTCACATCGCAGATTGAAGACGCTCGCCAAACGCTCGCGGAGTCCCTGGAAGCGCCATGCAGCGACGTTGGGATGTGGAACAAGCTTCAGGCTGCTCGATCCTGTGTGTACCTCCTAAATCAATGA
- a CDS encoding DUF190 domain-containing protein translates to MAKKEFEAKMVRIHLSESDKWHDKPVHEAILAKCLELGIAGVTVYRGLEGFGTSARVHHARSWPFSKDAPIMVSVIDTQLQVDSLLPHLDSMVAEGIVAISDVHVVLYTASSQA, encoded by the coding sequence ATGGCTAAGAAGGAGTTTGAAGCCAAGATGGTGCGTATCCATTTGAGTGAATCCGACAAGTGGCATGACAAACCGGTACATGAAGCGATTCTCGCCAAGTGTCTGGAGTTGGGAATTGCGGGCGTAACCGTGTATCGGGGCCTGGAGGGCTTCGGGACCAGTGCCAGAGTCCATCATGCAAGGAGTTGGCCCTTCTCCAAAGACGCCCCCATCATGGTCAGCGTGATCGATACTCAGCTGCAGGTGGATTCCTTGCTACCGCATCTCGATTCCATGGTCGCTGAAGGGATTGTGGCGATCTCCGATGTGCATGTTGTTCTTTACACCGCCTCCTCTCAGGCGTAA
- a CDS encoding DUF190 domain-containing protein, translated as MLEAGKALKVSIYLSEGSRHHGAATEASILDFLFYRGVAGATVLKGVAGFGVDHHLHTASTVELSDRLPVKVEFIETKEKVDELLGKLSELAGTGMIEIQETLIAKPALTKVKTDEELPHRKVSGKAKLLRIYIDEADRWNDKPLHEALVEALRANEMAGVTVYKGILGYGVHRELHEQKTMSHNASLMLSVIDVEDRISAFMPILEKMVREGMAVISDVDIIKYRYGSTAPGEAAEQEG; from the coding sequence ATGTTAGAAGCCGGCAAAGCACTCAAAGTATCGATCTACCTTAGCGAAGGGTCCAGACATCATGGCGCCGCGACCGAGGCGAGCATCCTGGATTTCCTCTTTTACCGTGGGGTTGCCGGGGCAACAGTCCTGAAGGGGGTTGCCGGGTTCGGAGTCGACCATCATCTGCATACCGCTTCAACCGTCGAACTGTCCGATCGTCTACCCGTAAAGGTCGAGTTTATCGAGACCAAAGAGAAGGTCGATGAGTTGCTGGGCAAACTCTCGGAACTCGCAGGCACAGGAATGATCGAGATCCAGGAAACCTTGATTGCAAAGCCTGCGCTTACGAAGGTAAAGACGGACGAGGAACTACCTCACCGCAAGGTCTCCGGTAAGGCGAAACTGCTGCGCATCTATATCGACGAGGCGGACCGCTGGAACGATAAACCGCTCCACGAGGCGTTGGTCGAAGCCTTGCGCGCCAATGAGATGGCCGGTGTCACCGTCTACAAGGGCATTCTTGGATACGGCGTTCACCGAGAGTTGCATGAACAGAAGACGATGTCCCACAATGCGTCCTTGATGCTCTCGGTCATCGATGTCGAGGATCGCATCTCGGCCTTTATGCCGATCCTCGAAAAGATGGTGCGGGAAGGGATGGCAGTTATCTCCGACGTCGACATCATCAAGTACAGATATGGCAGCACGGCCCCTGGAGAAGCGGCAGAACAGGAAGGTTGA
- the crcB gene encoding fluoride efflux transporter CrcB: MQKYLFIMIGGALGSAARFWVGTTVAGRMGTRFPFGTLVINITACFIIGLSLEFLNHHADLSPSWRFLVPIGFVGAYSTFSTFEWETFSNLSHGTFWIAILYVAVSLISGLISVALGVALAKALS, from the coding sequence TTGCAGAAGTATCTCTTCATCATGATCGGCGGCGCTTTGGGTTCCGCAGCTCGCTTTTGGGTTGGCACAACGGTCGCCGGTCGAATGGGCACACGGTTTCCATTTGGAACATTGGTCATCAACATTACAGCCTGTTTCATTATCGGTTTGTCTCTTGAGTTCCTGAACCACCATGCCGATCTGAGCCCGTCATGGAGGTTTCTGGTTCCCATTGGCTTTGTCGGAGCCTACTCGACCTTTTCAACCTTCGAGTGGGAGACATTTTCCAACTTAAGCCATGGCACGTTTTGGATCGCTATTCTCTATGTCGCGGTCAGCCTGATCTCTGGACTGATTTCTGTCGCGCTCGGCGTGGCACTGGCGAAGGCGCTCTCATAA
- a CDS encoding dynamin family protein: protein MTEFGTNPQSDPEDTSPPSTEAAGTMNSSQKLYLRVSCQHIDDLLEGVEEILQSASSKSPFPRYVVDLSPAQIRVIEDYIRRLRTQLVRTLAWQHIDIPAPTIPASRAITTRTTFVDIALDELRPSTMRGSGSVAPEVALELTGVVRELRALSEGLSTYIYQGQNSNLKVRFDHLESAGHEVQLLRTVEEIASRHGMVEFRPRLDGLISRLEDNNFEVALFGRVSSGKSSLLNRLLGHDLLPVGINPITAVPTRLQYGPAVKAVVTFGTGSAHEVSIQEFADLVSERGNPGNQKNVARAMIQVPSERLSEGIVLVDTPGLGSLAKRGAAETLAYLPSCDLALVLVDAGSTLNEEDVGTLRIIEEAGIPSLVLLSKSDLLSEKDLEHAISYIQEQLKRELHRDIAVHAVSAMPASAGLLDRFFQQELLPRFQQARRLRDESVSRKAELLRQALISTLRSRLGRHERHDSRNTDDLSKLEVDLRDISGRVGVLAASLDRQVNELRGSADSILSRVADEATSSLRQTKQNRLESMYLSEMLHTAVSNQIDPLTTAAREVGKDAISRLKSVAKDLGRADVPDEKDLDSLLRDMPRFEIAALPADIDMGIWAAFGTSIMRTQIRKKLHHATYRLLKQELEDYSHVLWQWMRQFSQRLELLISSYADGYRAEIQELSGHSSAESDINKMKQDLELLQQWTDSYRDPKEIAQQIGA from the coding sequence ATGACGGAATTCGGTACTAATCCGCAATCAGATCCAGAAGATACTTCGCCTCCGAGCACGGAGGCGGCGGGAACAATGAACAGCTCACAGAAGCTGTACCTCCGCGTTAGCTGTCAGCACATCGACGATTTATTAGAGGGCGTCGAAGAGATCCTTCAATCGGCAAGCTCAAAGTCCCCCTTTCCCAGGTATGTTGTGGACCTGAGCCCCGCTCAGATCAGGGTGATCGAGGACTATATTCGGCGTCTTCGAACACAGTTGGTCCGGACGCTTGCGTGGCAACACATCGACATCCCCGCCCCAACCATACCCGCCTCCCGAGCCATTACTACCCGTACTACATTCGTCGATATCGCTCTGGATGAGCTCCGCCCCAGCACAATGCGGGGTTCCGGAAGCGTTGCGCCAGAGGTCGCGCTAGAACTCACGGGAGTCGTCCGAGAGTTGAGAGCGCTTTCGGAGGGCCTCAGTACATACATCTATCAGGGGCAGAACTCCAATCTGAAAGTGCGGTTTGATCATCTGGAGTCAGCAGGCCACGAGGTTCAGCTGCTTCGAACAGTGGAAGAGATCGCCAGCCGGCACGGCATGGTCGAATTCAGGCCGCGTCTTGATGGCTTGATCTCTAGGCTCGAAGACAATAACTTCGAGGTCGCTTTGTTCGGCCGGGTCAGTTCCGGGAAGTCCTCTCTGTTGAATCGATTGTTGGGCCATGATCTATTGCCCGTTGGAATCAATCCGATCACAGCAGTGCCTACAAGACTGCAGTATGGTCCAGCCGTCAAAGCCGTCGTGACCTTCGGCACCGGTTCTGCGCACGAAGTTTCCATTCAGGAGTTTGCGGATCTGGTCTCTGAAAGAGGTAATCCCGGAAATCAAAAGAATGTAGCCCGTGCCATGATCCAGGTCCCTTCAGAAAGGCTCAGTGAGGGAATTGTTCTTGTTGACACCCCAGGTCTTGGCTCGCTGGCGAAACGAGGAGCCGCCGAAACACTCGCCTACCTGCCGTCCTGCGACCTTGCTCTCGTCCTCGTCGACGCTGGAAGCACACTCAACGAAGAGGACGTCGGAACACTTCGCATCATCGAGGAAGCCGGAATTCCTTCGCTCGTCCTGCTCAGCAAATCCGATCTCCTCAGCGAGAAGGACCTGGAGCATGCGATCTCATATATTCAAGAACAGCTCAAGCGCGAACTCCATCGGGACATCGCTGTACACGCTGTCAGTGCCATGCCCGCCTCTGCAGGCTTGCTCGATCGATTTTTCCAGCAGGAGCTTCTTCCCCGTTTTCAGCAGGCGCGCAGGCTCAGAGATGAATCCGTGAGCCGGAAGGCTGAACTGCTGAGACAAGCCCTGATTTCGACCCTCCGTTCCCGGCTCGGAAGACACGAGAGACATGACAGTAGAAACACTGATGATCTATCCAAGCTAGAGGTTGATCTTCGAGATATTTCGGGGCGCGTGGGCGTGTTGGCCGCGTCGCTTGATCGGCAGGTCAATGAGCTTAGAGGTTCGGCTGATTCCATTCTTTCCCGAGTAGCTGATGAGGCAACGAGTTCGCTTCGCCAAACAAAACAGAACAGACTGGAATCGATGTACCTATCTGAGATGTTGCACACCGCTGTCAGCAATCAGATCGACCCTCTTACGACAGCGGCCCGGGAGGTTGGAAAGGACGCAATATCACGTCTGAAGAGCGTCGCCAAAGATCTCGGAAGAGCCGATGTTCCCGACGAGAAGGATCTCGATTCACTTCTACGAGATATGCCGAGGTTCGAGATCGCCGCCCTCCCGGCCGACATCGACATGGGGATTTGGGCAGCGTTCGGAACGTCTATTATGCGAACGCAGATTCGAAAGAAGTTGCATCATGCGACCTATCGTTTGCTCAAACAAGAGCTGGAAGACTACAGTCACGTGCTCTGGCAGTGGATGCGGCAATTCAGCCAGCGACTGGAACTTTTGATCAGCTCGTACGCCGACGGTTACCGCGCCGAGATTCAAGAGCTGAGCGGACACAGCAGCGCCGAATCAGATATCAACAAGATGAAGCAGGATCTTGAACTTTTGCAGCAATGGACGGATTCTTACAGAGATCCAAAAGAAATTGCTCAACAGATAGGAGCATAA